Within Thermoplasmata archaeon, the genomic segment ACTGGGGCAGGGAGATCATGTTCCTGGTCTCGGGGAGCAGGGGTGTGTGGATAGTCATGAAGTCGGCGTTCTTGATGACCTCCTCGAAGGTGGTGAGCCTGACTCCGAGGGAGTCGGCGACCTCCTTGGGAAGAAAGGGATCGTATCCGATCATGGTCATGTTGAACGCTTTCATGCGTTTTGCGACCTCTCCTCCGACACGGCCGACACCGATGATTCCCAGTGTCTTTCCGTTGAGCTCGACTCCGGTGTACTTGGACCTCTTCCACTCGCCCTTGTGCATGGACTCGTGTGCGAAGGGGATGTTCCTAGCGACGGCCAAGAGCATTGCGCAGGAGTGCTCGGCAGCGGACAGGATGTTCGCAGAAGGGGTGTTCATGACAAGGATTCCCTTGTCCGTGGCGTAAGGCACGTCGATGTTGTCGACACCTACTCCGGCACGGCCGATGACGCGGAGCTTCTTTCCAGCGTCGATGACCTTCTTGGTCACCTTGGTTCCGGACCTGATGATGAGAGCATCATAGTCCCCGATCTTCGCGCACAGCTCGTCCTCAGTGAGTCCTGAGACCTCGTCTACGGGGAATCCGGACTTCTTGAGTATCTCCAGTCCCTCTGCATCCAGGGGGTCCGATACCAGAATCTTGGTTGTCATTTTCATTCCTCCAGAACGGCGTCCATGGCGGACAGGAGCTCCTTCACCATAGCGGGTGTGGTGTCTCCCATGTGTCCGATCCTGAACGTCTTCTCCTTTACATCGCCGTAGCCGTTGGAGATCTCGTATCCCTTGGCCTTCAGCTTCGAATTGAATGTGTCGAAATCCATGTCGCCCTTGTTGAGCACTCCGATGGAGTTAGAGCGGTACCCCTCCTCGGGGAACACGCCGTTGAGCTTCTTGTCCGCCCAGTTCCTGACCATGTCGGCCATCTCCTGGTGCCTGGCGTACCTATTCTGCATTCCCTCCTTGAGGGCCTTGTCGAGCTGGTAGTCCAATGCGTACATGAGGGAGACTGGGGGTGTGGTGAGGGCGTAATCCACATCGGCCTGCTTCTTGATCTTCAGAAGGTCGCCGTAGAATCCGCGGTTGGGAACGGTCTTGGCCTTCTCGAGGAGCCTCTCGGAGCACAGCATGATGGCGAGTCCGGGAGGAAGGGCGAGTGCCTTCTGGGTTCCGAATACGATAGAATCCGCATCCAGGTCCTTAACCTTCAGGTCCATAGCGAAAGCGGATGTGACCGCATCGATCATGGTGAGAGCATCGGGGTTCTGGGCCCTGATTTCCTTGGTCAAAGCCAGGGAATCGCTGAATACTCCTGTGGAGGACTCGTTGCTCACCCAGTGGACGGCCTCGATGCCCTTGGTGACCTTTCCTGCGATGTGCTCGGGCTTCATTGCCTTGCCCCAGGGGACCTCCACCTTCGTGACGTCCTTTCCGTTGAGCTGTCCTAGCTCGATGGACCTGTTTCCGAAGGAACCGTTGGTCAGTCCGAGAGATTTGCTGTTGACACCGTTCCTGATTGCGGCCTCCAGCATGACGGTGGCGGATCCTCCGACGAGGAAGACGTCCATATCCGTGTTGAGAGCCTTTTGGATCTTCTCAACGATGCCGGCGTGGAGTTCCTTGTACTCCTTGCAGCGGTGTGTGATCATAGGTTTGGTCATTGCTTGAAGTGTCGCGGCCTCTACGTGTACAGGTCCGACGGTAAACAGCGTTCTACTCAAGATTATTCCCTCATTCGCATAAGCGACATTGGTTGTGTAACCAACACGTCCTATAAAATAAGGTCGCAAGTACGCGCGCACATATGTCGCGCCATTGGGCATTAACAGCGGTTCAGAGACTCGACAAGGTCTTCTTGATCCTGGCGACTCCCTCTTGGATCTGATCCTCGGATGTTGCGTACGAGATCCTGAAGAATCCCTCTCCTCCGGGTCCGAATGCGGTTCCGGGAGTGACGGCGACATGGCCTTCCTTGAGAAGGATCTCCGCGAGCTTCGCAGAGGGGATATCCTTGTTGTACTTCGGGAAGAGGTAGAATGCCCCGTTAGGGGTGTTGCATTCCATGCCGGGAATGTCCCTGATGAGATCAAGTGCCAGATCGCGTCTCTTCCTGAACGCCTTGACCATGTTGATCTTAGAATCCTGAGGTCCGTTGAGGGCCTCCACCGCAGCCTTCTGAACAAAAGAAGTACAGCATGAGATGGAATGTGATTGGAGCTTGTTGATGTTCTTGATATTCTCCTCGGAAGCGATCGCCCATCCGAGCCTCCATCCGGTCATCGCGAACGTCTTTGAAAGTCCGGATATGAGTATGGTACGGTCCATCATACCGGGGAATGATGCCATCGATGTGTGCTGTCCCTCGTAGATGATGGCGCTGTAGATCTCATCGGACATCACCATGACATCATGGCTGATAGCAATGTCCGCGATCTGCTTGAGCGTGTCCTTCGGAATCACCGCACCGGTGGGATTCGTCGGTGTGTTCAGGATGATCATCCTGGTCCTAGGGGTTATTGCCTGCTCGATGAGAGCGGGATTCACGACGAAACCGTCCTCGAACCTCGTGGGGACGTAGACAGGAACCCCTCCTGCCAGGCGTATGCATGCCTCGTAAGAGACCCAAGACGGATCCGGAAGGATCACCTCATCTCCGGGATCGATATAGGCCAGACAGGTCATGAAGATGGCCTGCTTGGTAGGGGTGACGAGGACATTTTTCGCCTCGCACGGAACATTGTCGTTCTTCTTCGTGTAATCCGCGATGGCCTTTCTGAGCTCCGGGATTCCGGTAGAAGGTGTGTAATGCGTGAAACCTGCATGCAGAGAATCGCATGCGGCATCGATAATGTTGGAAGGTGTTGTGAAATCGGGTTCTCCCATAGAAAAGGACACTATGTCTATGCCCTCGGCCTTCATCTGGCTGACGAGATTCGATATCGCTATCGTCCCTGACGCGGGGACCGTTTGCAACCTCTGGGAAACCATTGCTTAACACACTTCTTGACCCCAGCATCAAAAAGTGTTATAATAATAGTTTCGAGGAAGGATTAATGGGCGAGCAGTGCCCTTTGGAGCACCGCCCGCCAAAATGTTTTAGAGACTCCAAGTACCGGAATTGGTCTGCAGGTCCACCATTCTGGAAAAGATTCCTCCGGCCTCCTTGAGTTCCGATGGCGCTCCCATCTCCGCCACCTTTCCGCCGGACAGGACAACGATCTTGTCGGCATCCTCAACGGTCCTCATGCGGTGCGCGATTATCACCACGGTCTTGTCGGCTATCAGCCTGGAAAGTGCCTCCTGCACTCTGCTCTCTGATTCCGTGTCCAAGGAGGCGGTGGCCTCATCCATGATGATGATAGGGGCATCCTTCAGTATCGCACGGGCGATCGATATCCTCTGCCTCTCGCCTCCGGAAAGTTTGCCTCCGTTCTCACCTATATTGGTGTTGTAACCATCGGGCAAGGCGGATACGAACTCATCGCAAAGTGCGGCCTTGGCGGCTGCCAGAACTTCCTCGTCAGTGGCGCCTTTCCTGCCAATACGGATGTTATCCATGATGGTGGTATTGAACAAGACCACATCCTGGAAGACAATCGAGTATTTGGACATCAAGACCTCTGTATCGACCGTGGATATGTCCACCCCTCCCAGGATTATCTGGCCTTTGTCAACATCCCAGAATCTGGTAGCCAATCTGGCAACGGTGGACTTGCCCTCTCCCGAAGGTCCGACCAGTGCCGTCACCTCTCCCTGCTTCGCCACGAACGATACATCCTCAAGAACCGTCTTGCCCCCGCTGTAGGCGAAACCGACATTCTTGAATTCTATGTCGTAGTTCTCTGGGTTGAAATCATCAGTACCTGACTGAATCGGAAGATCGTTGATCTCCTGGATACGCTCGCAATGATCCTCTGCTACCAGTATGGCCGCAAGATTCTGGAGAGCGATGTTTATCGGATCATATATGCGCGACACGACGATCAGAGCTGCCAGATAGATTATCATGGGGATCGAACCGTCTGCAAAGAGCAGGGCTCCGACCACCGCAGTGGTGGCCAGCCCTATCTTCATGACGGACTGTCCTCCGACGACGAATAGAGCTATGATGAGCTCGCACCTCACCTCCGCACCTTCCACAGCATCCAACTCCTTGTTGACCTTCTTCATGTAGGATCTCTGGGCGTCGTTGGCCTTCAGATCATCCGAGCACTCTATGGATTCCTGTATGAGCTCGGTCACCCTCTCCATCTTGTCGAACTTCTTCTTATTCTCCCTTCTCTGGATTTTAGAGGAGAATACGACCATGGCAAACGCCACAGGTATAGGCCAGACGATCGCAAGACCGATTATTGGGGACCATACCAGGACCATAATACCGATGATCGGAGTGAATATCAGTGACGCGATCAGTGATGGGACCCAGTGGGATAGCGCCGATTCCTGCATGGAGACGTCGCCCATCATACGGACGGTAAGGTCCGTAGGGTCCTTCTGTGAGAAGAACGATAGCGGCATTTTACGCATCTTCTCAGCCATCCCGATGCGCACGTTCTTGCTCTCGCTGTATACGTCGAAGAAACAGCGGTGGTACTCATACATGTATACGATGAATGTCAACAGCATGAGACCAAGGCATAATGCGACATAGATCCATAAATCCAGGTCGTAATCATACTCGTTATCGCCTATCAGGTCCGCTATGAACATTATGATGACCATCATCGGGATCATGAGCACGAAATTGGTTATCGTGGCTGAGATCGAAGCACCCTTGAGGTTCTTCCAGCCCTTTTCAGAAAGACCGAACTTCCTTTTCAGTGTACTGCTGATGCTCATGCGGACACCCCCTTGACCTTCCAGGACAGGACCTTCTGATAGTCCTCCCACATAGCCTGATACTTGCCTTGGGATAGGACCAGATCGTCATGCTTCCCAGTTTCGATCACCTTTCCGTGGTCCATGACGCAGATCTGGTCTGCGTTGCGAACTGTTGTGAGACGGTGTGCGATTAGAAGCACGGTGCGGCCTTTGGCCAGTTCTTCGAATGCTTTCTGAATGAGGTGCTCGTTCTCCGGATCCGCGAATGCCGTAGCCTCGTCCAATATGACGATGGGGGCATCTCTGAGGATAGCCCTTGCGATGGATACCCTCTGCACCTCTCCTCCGGACAGATATACCCCTCCGGGACCGATCATAGTGTCCAGACCCTCAGGCATCTTGGCAACGATGTCGTCGCACTGGGCGAGCTTCAGAGCGTTGGCCACCTGTTCGTCCGTAGCGTCGGGCCTGCCGAGGCGGACGTTCTCTGACAGCGTTCCCTTTATGAGATGGTTGTTCTGGAAGACATAACTCTCGATCTTGCGGAGATTATCACTGCCGACGTCCTTCAGATCAATCCCGCCTACAGTAATTGAACCCTCCTGGGGATCCCAGAACCTTGCTGCCAGCCCCGCCATTGTGGATTTTCCACTCCCGGACAGACCGACCAATGCCGTGATTGTTCCCTGCTTCAGTTCGATGGATACGCCGTCCACTGCAGGAGCAGACTCCTCGGAATAGGAGAAGCGGACGTCCTTGAAGACGATGCTGAAGTCCTGAGGGGACCTCGGAGCGGCAGGCTCATCCAACGGCTTCATGGCCAGCAGTTCGTTTATGCGCATGAGCGCATCATCGACCCTATATGTCTGATCCGACGAGAACATTATCCTCATCAGCAGGACAGATATGATGGGTGTGAACACGACATAGAAGATCACATTGGCGATTAGGTCTCCGGAGACCGCACCGTCCTCCAGGAATTCTATGATGATCACAGCGAATGCCACAATGAAGGCTCCGCAGCTGTTTATCAGCGTGAAGAACTCGCACATCGGCCTGCGGGCCATTTTTGTGTAGCCCAGACAGTAGTCGGAGTAATTGTCTATAGAACCCTTGAAACTCTGGAACGAATCGACCGTCTGTTGGAAGACCTTTACAACGGATATTCCCCTAACATACTCCACGGCCTTGTTGTTGACATCGGCCAGAGAATTCTGCCATTGCGTCATATGGTATTTCATCGATGACCTTCCCAGCATAGACATGGAGATGTAAATCCCCAGCAGGACGGGGATCAGCGATGCCAATCCGAGCCTCCAATCGAACACCAGCAACAGCACGATTATGGCTATCGGAAGGATATATGACGAGGCCAGGTCAGGCTGGTTGTGCGCTATGAACTCATGCGTGGATTCCACTGAATCCTGTATGGTCCTCCTTACTCTCCCGCTTCCTTCCTCGTCCAAGGCTCCAGGGGGCAGCGACAGGACGTGATTTATCATCTTTTTCTTCAGATTCTTGCTGATACGGAAGGCTGCCAGATGCGACAACATCAATGCTATGATGTAAACAAGGATCGATATCAGTGCGAACGCCAGAGCCAACCAGCCATAGCTTATCATCAGCTCGGTATCGCCGGCACCCATGGCCTCCTTAGCTATCAGCCAAATGTAATAGAAGGGTATCACGGAGAGAATAGCGCTTATCGCAGAACCGACCATTGACAGAATGACAAGGTGATGCCTGCCTTCGGCATATTTCTCGAACTCCGAGATACGACTCGGTTTCTTTTCTTTGCCCATGATAAAAACTGGTCATAATCGGTTAATAAAAATTTAGGCAAGACTAACAATTATGGTTTCTTTTTTCACAATTATGAATATGTATGATATTGGGTGATGAAATGTTTGGGCCTGCACCCAAACTGTTTCCTGAAGGATTCTGCGAACTTGCATTCTGCTGAATAACCGACAGATCTCCCCACCTCTTCCATACTCCTCTCCCCCAGAAGGATCGTGCTTGCGGCATCTATCATACGATAGTACTTCAGATACGAATACGGCGTCTTCCCATAGATACGAGCGAATCTCCTGCATGCTCCTGGACCATCGATTCCCAACTGCCTGCACAGGCTGTCGATCGTGACCTCTGTATTGATCTTCGATTGCAGCATGTTGCACAATTCATCCTCGGGAGATGCCGCTGCCGGCGTATGTGCCTTGACGAAATTCACCTCATCGCTGGAATGAAGGCTCATTATCAGATCGGATACCAACACATGTATCGTTTCGGGGTCGGGGTTCTCCCTGTCCAGTACCTTCCATATTGCCATTGTGTCCACCATTACCCTGTCACCCAATTCAAAACACCTGCCGCTGTTCATGCGGTACCTGTCCTTAATGCCATCCAATATCTTCCGGGTGGACTGGGGATCGGAACCCTTGACATAGAACTCTCCGGGGGCCACGATAACATCAAGCGATCTGTGCCTCTTGGACGGGATCAGCATATCTATTCTCTCCCAGTGTGGATTGTAAAGCTATCCGACCCCTGGAAGATAATGTGTCTGCGCAGAATCCGTCTTGTAGATGGATCTGCCGAACAGCGGGAAATGGAATTCCATTAGGTCGGTCCTGCCGATAACATTCCTGTTCGATATACTACTAGTATCAAAGTATGCCTTGCAGATACCTATAGAAGGTTCGAAGAACCTGGTTCTGACTACTGCATCCCCTTCGTTGTTATGGATCTCATACCGGAATCCGTCTGTAGTCGCGGTGCGCTCAAAGTCGTTGTGGACCGCCCGATTCTCATACGAGCCGTATTTCGAACTATCTCCTGGCAAGAAAAGACACCATTTTTGTCAAAGTTTTGGTAATATTTAATAATATTAGGCATGCCTAAAATAGAAACAGATTCATCCAATAGAGAGTCGAACAAAACTGATTTGGAGAAATACAAAATGAATAGTAAATTGATACCTGTTGTCGCATTAATAGCAGTGGTTGCAGTTGCTGCAATCGCTATTGTGGCGGTCAGCGGAGGAAATGACAACGGATCATCCGATAAGCCCTTCGAAGCCTTCACCGTCGAGGATCTCGCTGGAAACAAAGTAACGATCAGCAAGGAGATCAAACGCGTGGCCATAACCGACGTCAGCACCTTGGAAATGTTCGCAACCGCCTATGGCGAAGGATGGGACAAGATCGTATGCATGATGCCTGCCGACATATCCTCCAGGGATATGTCGCTCGGATCCTATATAGAGAAGACGTGGCCCGAACTGAGCAAACTTCCAAAATGCCCAGACATGTTCTCCGGATTCTCTACGAATCCTCTTTCTGTATCTGAAGCCATAATCGACACGAACCCCGATTTCGTACTGCTTGCAAAATCCTATATTGACTACTTCCCTGGAGCCCTTGATGGATTCTTCAACATGCTGAAGAAAGCAGACATACCCTATTTCGAAACCATGTTCTACACCTGGGGCCTATCCGAAGGCATCGCTGACAAGAACTTCACCCCTCTTGGAAAGATCCTGCAGAAGGAGGATCGTGCGAAGGATATGGTCAAATTCTACGATGAGAAGCTGAAGATGGTCAAGGACAGGGTTTCAGGCAGATCGGGCGATACGATCCGTTTCTATGGAGAGGTCCCGGTCGAACCCGGCACATACGGAACTGTATCCGCATACGGGTTCCCGGAGATCGATATACTCGGTTACAACATCCAGAACGATTACGGCGGAGGCTACAACTTCTCATTCAATCTTGAGAAGATGATAGAGTGCCAAGCCGATTGGATTGTGATCATATCCACTGCATATTACGGGGACAAACAGCTCACAGGCTACTTCGTACAGAAGGACGAGAAATCCCTCCAATCCGCCATGGACGAGTATCTGTCGCGTGACGGATGGTCCGAACTTGATGCTGTGAAGAACAAACATGTATGCTTCCGTTACGGGGAGATGAGGAACGGTCTCGCGGGACTTTACGACCTCTATGATCTCGCCAACATTGTTGACGAGAAGATCGTTTCGGACAAGGAACTCGCCGACCTGACAGCCGGATTGAACAAGTTCATGCCCTGGAAGATCGACGGAACATTCAGTTACGTGACGCAGTGATAAACATGGACCCTACGATCGGACGCACACTGTACAGGAACATAACTAGGAAGAGGGTGCTGTTCATCCTCATTGCCGCGATCACTGTGGCCATCGCATTCATGTCCAACATGCTGATCAACCTTAGTGCGGGTCCGATCGAGGGCCTTAAAGCCCTTTTCGATCCAGATTCTGTCAGTAAGAGTACATATCTGATCATGCATTACTACCGTCTGCCTGAGAGCTGTTTCGGGCTCCTCGTCGGATTGGCTCTAGGTATGGCCGGTGCAGAGATGCAGACGGTGCTTAACAACCCCTTGGCAGAACCTTACACCCTGGGGATTTCATCGGCCGCTTCATTCGGTGCCGCGCTATCCATCGCATTCGGTTTCGGAGCGACCGTCTTCGGAAATTATTCCACGATAATACTAGCCTTCGCATTCTCGATGATGATATGCCTGGTAATCACATCGGTTATCAACAGAAGAACGGCCAACCCGACCACGACCATTCTGCTTGGAGTGGCGATGCTGTTCCTGTTCCAATCTCTGGTCAGCCTCATCCAATCGATATCGAACAAAGATGCGGCCAACAGCATCATGTTCTGGATGTTCGGAAGTATCGGGAGGGATAACAACTACAGCGACATCGGGATACTGGCCCTGGTAGTCGTATTGGTGGCGACACTCTTCGCTTGGAATGCATGGAAACTGACATCTCTGAAGATGGGGGACAGCAAAGTCAATTCCATGGGCATTGACGTGACCAAACTGAGGCGTAACATCATAATAGGGATATCTCTGGTGACGGCAACCGCGGTCAGCTTCACGGGGACGATAGGTTTTGTTGGGTTGGTGGGGCCGCATATCGCACGCATGCTCGTGGGCGATGATCAGAGATTCCTCCTGCCGATGTCCGGACTGTGCGGCGCGGCAATGGTACTCATCGCCTCAATCATATGCAAATTCCTCGAAAACGTGGCATCGCTGCCGATAGGTGTCGTTACATCCCTTGTCGGTGTACCGTTCTTCATTTACCTCATAATGAGAAAGAGGGCGGTGGTCTCATGAAACTGGAAGTAGACGCCCTCCGCTTCTCATACGGCAGCACGGAGATCCTGAAGGGCGTATCAATGGAGTTCGATACAGGCATCAATGCCGTACTGGGCCCGAACGGTGCTGGAAAATCCACACTGGTGAAGTGCTTGTCGGGTGTCCACAAACCTTCATCGGGCACCGCCACGTTCGATGGAGAGAGCCTGATACATAGAGACCCTTACAAGATCAACATGACCTACATGTCCCAAGAGACACCGCATATCAGCAATCTGACCGTACTTGAGTTCATGCTCCTGGGCCGTGCTAACGAACTTAAGCTGAGGGTATCGGAAGACGACATCGACCTTGCTTATTCTCCGCTTCACAAGTTGGGGATAGAGGAATTTGCCGACAGGAATGTAGGCGAACTGTCCGGGGGACAGGCCCAGATGGTAATGATCGCCCAATGTCTCGTATCCGACCCCGACCTGATCATCCTCGATGAACCCATGAACAATCTGGACCTTAAGAGGGAATTGGACATATTCGAAATAATCAGAGAGGAGCATTCCCTGAGGGAATTGACCACCGTCATGGTGCTCCACGACCTGAATTTTGCTTCGAGGTATTGCGACCGCATAGTTGTTATGGATCATGGAGAGGTGTACTCGTCAGGAACGCCTCAGGAAGTAATTACTCCAGAAATGCTCCGTGATGTTTACAGGGTAGAGGCGGAAGTAGCGATTAACAGCTAAGGGTTCCCTGTGGTGTATCCGATTAGATCAATCAAATAACGCAAACTATTGACCATCTGTTTGACCGCTCCTGAGTACAATCCTGATAAAAAGAATAACTAGAATGACGGCGCATAAAAATAATTAAATAAAATTACTCTAAATAGGATAATTGCCGAATACGGTAAGTCCGGGACGCCGGGCAGACCAATTGCTCGGCGCCGGAACCGTTGGTGGGAGGTGAAATCGATGCTCTGCATCCTTATGGAACCACTTACTGTCGGTTCTATGTTGATAATCATGACAGATGAAGTCTTGATTATCGTTGATATCCCGTGAAGGATGTCAAGGATTGGTCAGCCTAACTGACCCGGCTCCTCCGGGAGCCGTCATCCACTCTCGCATAATAAAAATAGTCAATGGGGAGTATAAAATACCGCTGGTGATCCGTTGGTTTCAGAGTTTGAGCAGATAAAAAAAGACATCTTAGAGCCGTTCTTCAACCTTACCACAATCGAAGGCCTGTCCATCATGGAGGCTCTTTCCTTCTCACTGGTCCGGATAAGAGGACTATCCCCCATAGAAGCATCTGATGCCATTAAGGCCATCACAGGTAAGGATGTAACGAACTTCCGCGTGTCCGTGTATGTTGATCGGGGAAGGCGCAAGCTGATAGAGAACGAAACGCTTCTCAGCACCTACGAAGGAGAGATCAACCTGGACTGATCAGGAGACGATCTCCTTCAGCTTACCGGTCTCTGCCGCTTCCTTGATGTGCATGGCCATCCTTGCGCCAGTGCTCATTCCAGGATATATCAGGTCGGCATAGGGGGAACCGGAGATGAACGGGTTGGTTCCCGCGACGATCCTTGTCGAGATCTCGAAGGCCTTGAACTGCAGCTTATCGTTGACGACGGTCTCCAGACAGAACGGTCCCCACATTCCTCCGAACAGCTCGTAAGACTTGTCCACGACCTTCTCGGCCATGTCGAACGCCTTCGGCAGGAGAGATTCCCTGAGGACCACAGGTGTGTTTCCGGTGACCACGAACGAGGGGTACATTCCGACCTTCTTCAGATCGTCTATGTTACCGAGCTTGTACAGCTCATCGATGTTAGATTCGTCCCTACGGTCCATGGACATGAGCTCGAGCGAACCGCCCTCGGCACACTTGTAACCGTCATGCTTCAGAGGGTCATAGAAGAAGTGCATGTAGTACCTTGTACCCATGCAGTATTCCTGGATGTTGTATGACTCGTCGGGGTCGACTGCCATCTTGAAACCGTTGTAGTCCATGGCGATGAAGTAACCCTTACCGCCCTTGGCACCGTTGTACTTGACCATGACAGGCTTGTCGATGGCCTTGGGGTCGGTGATGATCTCGGGCATGGATACGCCGGCTCCGGAGATCCATTCCCTCTGCTTCTCCCTGCTGGATTCCCAATTAAGGACCTCACGGTTGCCGTACGAGGGGACGGGATAATCGCCGAACCTCTCGGAACCCATGTACTCGACAAAGGAACCGTGGGGGATGATGATCGCATTCTTCTCGTAGAGCTCGTCTACACGGGACTCCATGTCCTCGAAATCCTTGTACTTGATGATCTCGTCGGGCTTTCCGAGGGGGAACGCATCGTAGTACTTAGTGCTGTGAGATATGGTCAGACCCAAGGTCTTGAAGCCCAACTTCCTCGCGCCATGGAAAATCTGCAGCGACGAGTGGGAGCACAGAGTTGCTATCGTGATGTCCTTCGGATCGTATTCGTCCAGGATTGCGTCGATCTTACCTTTGGGTACCATTAGCGATTAATGGGATTGTCGCATTTAATAGTATCTCGCTTAAAAGGACATGTCTGGATACGCTTTCGCTGGGTTAGAGGCTGCGTGAGAATCGCCCGGTAGCGATGCTACAATTAACACTACTTTTCAATATCTGGCTATCTGCACTTTCGGGTACTTTCGGAGACCTCCCTCATATCCTTTTATACAATCGGAACGATGATGAGATATCCCTCCGAAAGGAAGGAGTCGATACAATGGAAATGGAAGAACTAACACCCCATATTCAGGAATTGCAAAGGGTGCTCGGAGACAAGATCGACGAAGAACAGCTCATCGCGGAGCTGAA encodes:
- a CDS encoding alanine--glyoxylate aminotransferase family protein, whose translation is MSRTLFTVGPVHVEAATLQAMTKPMITHRCKEYKELHAGIVEKIQKALNTDMDVFLVGGSATVMLEAAIRNGVNSKSLGLTNGSFGNRSIELGQLNGKDVTKVEVPWGKAMKPEHIAGKVTKGIEAVHWVSNESSTGVFSDSLALTKEIRAQNPDALTMIDAVTSAFAMDLKVKDLDADSIVFGTQKALALPPGLAIMLCSERLLEKAKTVPNRGFYGDLLKIKKQADVDYALTTPPVSLMYALDYQLDKALKEGMQNRYARHQEMADMVRNWADKKLNGVFPEEGYRSNSIGVLNKGDMDFDTFNSKLKAKGYEISNGYGDVKEKTFRIGHMGDTTPAMVKELLSAMDAVLEE
- a CDS encoding pyridoxal phosphate-dependent aminotransferase, whose translation is MVSQRLQTVPASGTIAISNLVSQMKAEGIDIVSFSMGEPDFTTPSNIIDAACDSLHAGFTHYTPSTGIPELRKAIADYTKKNDNVPCEAKNVLVTPTKQAIFMTCLAYIDPGDEVILPDPSWVSYEACIRLAGGVPVYVPTRFEDGFVVNPALIEQAITPRTRMIILNTPTNPTGAVIPKDTLKQIADIAISHDVMVMSDEIYSAIIYEGQHTSMASFPGMMDRTILISGLSKTFAMTGWRLGWAIASEENIKNINKLQSHSISCCTSFVQKAAVEALNGPQDSKINMVKAFRKRRDLALDLIRDIPGMECNTPNGAFYLFPKYNKDIPSAKLAEILLKEGHVAVTPGTAFGPGGEGFFRISYATSEDQIQEGVARIKKTLSSL
- a CDS encoding ABC transporter ATP-binding protein; amino-acid sequence: MSSTLKRKFGLSEKGWKNLKGASISATITNFVLMIPMMVIIMFIADLIGDNEYDYDLDLWIYVALCLGLMLLTFIVYMYEYHRCFFDVYSESKNVRIGMAEKMRKMPLSFFSQKDPTDLTVRMMGDVSMQESALSHWVPSLIASLIFTPIIGIMVLVWSPIIGLAIVWPIPVAFAMVVFSSKIQRRENKKKFDKMERVTELIQESIECSDDLKANDAQRSYMKKVNKELDAVEGAEVRCELIIALFVVGGQSVMKIGLATTAVVGALLFADGSIPMIIYLAALIVVSRIYDPINIALQNLAAILVAEDHCERIQEINDLPIQSGTDDFNPENYDIEFKNVGFAYSGGKTVLEDVSFVAKQGEVTALVGPSGEGKSTVARLATRFWDVDKGQIILGGVDISTVDTEVLMSKYSIVFQDVVLFNTTIMDNIRIGRKGATDEEVLAAAKAALCDEFVSALPDGYNTNIGENGGKLSGGERQRISIARAILKDAPIIIMDEATASLDTESESRVQEALSRLIADKTVVIIAHRMRTVEDADKIVVLSGGKVAEMGAPSELKEAGGIFSRMVDLQTNSGTWSL
- a CDS encoding ABC transporter ATP-binding protein, whose product is MGKEKKPSRISEFEKYAEGRHHLVILSMVGSAISAILSVIPFYYIWLIAKEAMGAGDTELMISYGWLALAFALISILVYIIALMLSHLAAFRISKNLKKKMINHVLSLPPGALDEEGSGRVRRTIQDSVESTHEFIAHNQPDLASSYILPIAIIVLLLVFDWRLGLASLIPVLLGIYISMSMLGRSSMKYHMTQWQNSLADVNNKAVEYVRGISVVKVFQQTVDSFQSFKGSIDNYSDYCLGYTKMARRPMCEFFTLINSCGAFIVAFAVIIIEFLEDGAVSGDLIANVIFYVVFTPIISVLLMRIMFSSDQTYRVDDALMRINELLAMKPLDEPAAPRSPQDFSIVFKDVRFSYSEESAPAVDGVSIELKQGTITALVGLSGSGKSTMAGLAARFWDPQEGSITVGGIDLKDVGSDNLRKIESYVFQNNHLIKGTLSENVRLGRPDATDEQVANALKLAQCDDIVAKMPEGLDTMIGPGGVYLSGGEVQRVSIARAILRDAPIVILDEATAFADPENEHLIQKAFEELAKGRTVLLIAHRLTTVRNADQICVMDHGKVIETGKHDDLVLSQGKYQAMWEDYQKVLSWKVKGVSA
- a CDS encoding helix-turn-helix domain-containing protein, which gives rise to MLIPSKRHRSLDVIVAPGEFYVKGSDPQSTRKILDGIKDRYRMNSGRCFELGDRVMVDTMAIWKVLDRENPDPETIHVLVSDLIMSLHSSDEVNFVKAHTPAAASPEDELCNMLQSKINTEVTIDSLCRQLGIDGPGACRRFARIYGKTPYSYLKYYRMIDAASTILLGERSMEEVGRSVGYSAECKFAESFRKQFGCRPKHFITQYHTYS
- a CDS encoding iron ABC transporter permease; translated protein: MDPTIGRTLYRNITRKRVLFILIAAITVAIAFMSNMLINLSAGPIEGLKALFDPDSVSKSTYLIMHYYRLPESCFGLLVGLALGMAGAEMQTVLNNPLAEPYTLGISSAASFGAALSIAFGFGATVFGNYSTIILAFAFSMMICLVITSVINRRTANPTTTILLGVAMLFLFQSLVSLIQSISNKDAANSIMFWMFGSIGRDNNYSDIGILALVVVLVATLFAWNAWKLTSLKMGDSKVNSMGIDVTKLRRNIIIGISLVTATAVSFTGTIGFVGLVGPHIARMLVGDDQRFLLPMSGLCGAAMVLIASIICKFLENVASLPIGVVTSLVGVPFFIYLIMRKRAVVS
- a CDS encoding ABC transporter ATP-binding protein; the encoded protein is MQIPRKRGIAADRCRYIPCRCTVLHLPHNEKEGGGLMKLEVDALRFSYGSTEILKGVSMEFDTGINAVLGPNGAGKSTLVKCLSGVHKPSSGTATFDGESLIHRDPYKINMTYMSQETPHISNLTVLEFMLLGRANELKLRVSEDDIDLAYSPLHKLGIEEFADRNVGELSGGQAQMVMIAQCLVSDPDLIILDEPMNNLDLKRELDIFEIIREEHSLRELTTVMVLHDLNFASRYCDRIVVMDHGEVYSSGTPQEVITPEMLRDVYRVEAEVAINS